The Schistocerca nitens isolate TAMUIC-IGC-003100 chromosome 2, iqSchNite1.1, whole genome shotgun sequence nucleotide sequence CATACAGAtgcaaaggaaataactgaaaaacatGAAGCTGGGttgctggataagggcagcacccttgctgaaaaggtagtgtcagaatGCAAAATTCATGTAGCTGCATTAGAAGAAGTTCTAAATGAGAAGGAAAGTCAACTTCTAGTTAAAATAGAGTCGCGtttgaaggaagcagaggaaagaTTGCGAGCCAATGTCAAAACTACTAACATTCCAAAACAACAAATGAATGAAGACAAACCTCTGCTCATAGAGAACTTAGATACCTTCACTGATTACCTACAAAACGGGGTTAGCCCGTCGAATGAAAATAGCGAAGGTTGCACAATGCAACAACACTTTCTGGCAGTTGCACCTGTCGAGAAAGCGCAGTTGCCATGCGCTACACCACAAGCGAACATAAATAAACACGTGTGTCACTGACAGCGTGGCGTGTTTGACAACATTACTTGTCGATGAAggattacttaggcatcgacaGTTTCCGATGTTTACTCctgaagggaaaagaacacaccctttggtctttataagaacatttctaaatgttttacctcgtacctggactgaagcccagaaaattagatttgttgttggacaCGCACAGGGTGACGTTCTGCTATGGGCCATGGACATGCGGAATGTTGCCACTATTATGAATAGTTTGAGAGAAcatttctggataagtattggtCTAAGGCCGTAGAAGAGAGGCTcagacgtgaagtattcaacccaTTTCCGTTCAATAGCAAGTATGGGAGCGTAaggggttatgttgaaaaatatttgagTAAAACCAGGTACTGGACAAAGCGGTATCTCAAGTagacgtgctgaaaattttaacgagccgtcttcctgcccacattagggaGAAACTTATTATCATCCCAGAACACGATAccaaatactttctatctgtactggactcaatagatttaatATATGAATAGAGGAAAGTACAACAAAGCCTGTTAACACGCTGATAGCGACACAGAGGTTTATAGACCAACAGGTAAACAACCGATTCGTAGTAcaaccttcgaccataaatataatagactggccctgacgtcattttcgcggctccaacatctctgggctgaagtcacgtgaatgttggcaaaacatggttgtttagtgttgcgcttatggctgtactcagcgttttgtcgggggaaatggcattacatttcatgtataagtgtttctatgatagtgcagatgcgtttattgaaatctgctgaagtgacttttatatgttttatacacttgaaatagagtatcacgtaaattaaagtgttgaaagtggtgcctgtaaagtcagactcatactacattttggaaagtatctgtgataattcggttacagaagtaagtataactgtttctcgttcctactcataggttccctaaggatgaaaaccgaaggcagctttggatacaggctctgaagcggaaaaactttaagccgtctgcacatacgcgcctttgctcgaaaCACTTAGAGGAGAAATGTTTTGATAGGttggttattatttacaatgtatatttataatttctaTTTACAATACCTGTCATTTTTAACCCCGATGTTTTTATAGGTCTAAAACTGGAGGGAATTGGCTAAGTAGTGATGCTATCCCGACACTTTTCGATTTTCCCGAGCATATGAAATCGAAGAAGCCTAAGCTCCGTAAATCACACTCTAGAAGGCGTTCGTTAGATGATGCCTCGTCTTCTGAAATCTGTGCTTCCAATGCCTGTAAGTCTGAATGTTCTTAGAATGTGTGTAACAACTGCGAGTGAGTAAAATATTATATTAGAATAAAACTGTAGCACGTTACGTTAAGTGCCATTTCGGACATGCTTCGCCCACAAATTAAacctcaaaacatgcatttttgctttgtttacagtgacatgcGATATGGAAACGAACACCCCGAAAAACAAAAGTTTCAGGTATATTGGAGACTTTTCGAATAGCGATTTGTGTACTCCTGGCATAGCAGAAAAAGTGATAGATGTGGCAAGACGGCAGATTAGCATCAAAGCCAGAAAGTTAAAGAATTTACAGCGGTCATCTCGTGGGATGAAGAAGAAAGTCTTGTCTTTGAAATCTTTGATAAATAATCGTGTTATAAATGAATCCCTGGCTAATTTACTAAAGGCAAGTATATTTACAATGCCtgtaatttttaaaatgtataacTGATTGCAGGTTGGAATACTTATGCTTAAATGATGTGGCTTTTTGCTATCAGATGCTGCCACCTGGTACTTTGGAGTTGCTCCAACGTGTCAGTAAAGGTAAAGAAGCAAATATGTATCCAGCAGCTCTTCGGACCTTTGCTCTAACACTAAATTTTTACAGTAGCAAGGCATATAGCTAtgtaaggaaaaattttaaaacatcactgccacatccacaaacattaagaaAATGGTACAGTGTTGTTGATGGGGATCCTGGTTTCAGTAAAGAAGCAGCAATAGCGCTTAGAATAAAAAGTCAGGAACTCATTAGCAAAGGTAAGAAATTGCTTTGTGCCATGTCATTTGATGAGATTGCCATAAGGAAGCATGTTTAATTTTGTGGAAATAAGTTTATTGGTTACATAGATTATGGTACAGGTCTTGACAATGACAATCTGCCTGTTGCAAATGAGGCATTAACATTCATATTGACTGCTGTTAATGGTTCATGGAAAATTCCAATTGGCTACTTTTTAGTCAATGGCCTGGGCGCTGTTGAAAAATCAAACCTACTTAAGGAGGCATTGAAATTTACATATGATGCTGgagtagaagtaatttctgttacttttgatgGTGCTCACGTAAACACTGCAATGGTAGACAAGCTAGGGGCCTGTCTTTCAACGTGCAGAATGAAATCTTTTTTTTAAACACCCTCTATGTAAGGATGATGTTTGCGTATTCCTTGATCCATGTCACATGTTCAAGTTAATACGCAATACATTACCTGGTAAAGGTGTCATTTTTAATGGAAACAGAAATCCAATAAAATGGGattatgtattaaaattacatgagctgcaaaaagTGGAGAAACTTCTGGCTGCTACAAAAGTAAGAACAAAACACATTGAGTGGTATCGTCATAAAATGAATGTAAggattgctgtgcaaacatttagtgGTAGTGTAGCTAATGCTCTAGAATTCCTTGACAAAGATTTGCAACTAGCTGACTTTAAAGGATGTGAacatacagttaaatttataaggacaatgaACAACCTTTTTGATTGTTTCAGTAGTAGGAATCTCCTGTCCAAAGGGTATAAATCACCTCTGTCAATGCAGACAGCTGGCCATATTTTACACAGAGCCTAAGAAAATTATATGTTTCCCTCATAGACAGCTCTCAACCAAAACTAAATTTCTTGCTTACATATAAATTGCTACAGGACCACATAGAGACATTTTTCAGCTCAATCAGAAGATATGGTGGTGTTAACAACAATCCCACAGCAGCTCAATTCAAAGCAGCCTACTAACGATTGCTTATCCATCAGCAGGTAAGAGGGTCAGAGTTTGGATCTACTTTGGATACTGCAGATTGTTCAACTCTCAGTGTATCTTCTGGACTGGATGTGATGCAATCTAACCCATTTACATCAGTTATCAATTGTAATTCAGAGAAGTTAGGCCTAGATGTTGCATCAGTCTCTCATGATCACTCATACAGCACTCCTGCTGTCTCATTTGAGCAGCTGTCAAATTATGTACGGAATGTTGTTGCATACATAGCAGGATTCATTGTGTGTAAGTTGACTAAGTCAGTACATTGTGTAGAATGTGCAAATTCCTTGTGTGGGGCAGTGGACAGTGACATTGGACTAATCAGAAGAAAGAATGTGGGAGGTTTAGTTACACCTTCTGCTGACGTTATTAAAATTTGCAAAGCAGCAGAGCAAGCTTATCGGTTGCAACAGGCGAAGggaatgttgcaaaagaaaaatgttatgcttgttcttgtttcatgtgctatggcagatgttgattgtagtgtttttcaatctatcaacaaacatattaTGGACTTTGAGCCCACAGAAATGCTctaattaaatcaattttatttgagtattttaaaattagaaataaCCATTTTGGCAAGTCTGTGACAGAAACATTCCAGAAAGGTTGTGTGAGGAGTTTATACACAAAAACTGTGCTGTTTAAGGGACATTAAATATTCTATGCCTGATCCCTATTACATTAGAGTTAATAATTGCCAAGGttatgttgtttattattattaatgtttgaacCTTGATGTCTACACAAAGTACAGGCACAGGTATCTGGAGTTCTTCTAAGTGCCCATACTGCACCCACAAAGCCTTTTTCAATATATGTTTGGACTTTACTTCTGTTTTCAGACCAGTTggattcatttcttttatgtaaacGTAGATATTCTTTTGCTcttaacagaatatatatttatgtactgtcttttattttttgttccttctaggtctgtatgttgtgttgttaatttgtttgggccCTTATATTTTTACTGGATTTattctcttgtcagtgtcttctatatctttttacctgttaaacattgttctgccctcttagaatatgggattaagaaataaatctgtgggaaaatattgtgttgtaagaaagaaaatgtgaaataaaattttgtaagaaataaaataatgttgtgaaataaAATATTGAGTTAATTTTTTCTGAATATCCATTTTTTCCCAAGATATGTTAGTTTTCTTTGAATACTTGCAGCAACTgagaaaaaagtgtaataaatttaaaatgagaaaagcacTTGAAAGAATcaacatttatttcttttcatgttatctATGGAAACTCAAACACCCAAAAGTTGTTTCACGTAATAGTTTAAACCAGTTTCTTGATTCTTAGTCAACTGTAGTTGGTGCAATGGATTGTGTTCACTTTGGTAAAATGTGTCTGCTATAGATACATAATAACCACCAGGTAGCAAGGATTTGTCAGATGAGATTGTAATACAAATTCAGTAGGCTCTGAGTGAAGCATGTACAGGTACATATttttcattcatatgcaacagctTTCAAAATTTGCTAAGGAACTTAGTGAAAATGTGAGATTATGCATGGTGTTGGCAGTGCATGTTTGTAAATATCATTTGAGTGTCAAGCACAAAAGTATTTCTATTACCTCAGTTATTACTGCAATGGATAATGTTCACCTCTGGCAATATGCATCCACTACAGACATCAGGTACTAAGGATTTGTTGCACAAGCTTGCAATAAGAAATTCAGAATGCTGTTTGATTGAAGCAAGTACAGGTatatatatttcattcatatgcaacaatttccaaaatttggtacaaaacAACATGAAAATGTGTGACATTGGCAGTTTATGAACTCTGCAGAAAACAGACCTCACTTTGCAGTGTAAGAACAA carries:
- the LOC126234696 gene encoding uncharacterized protein LOC126234696, producing MKSKKPKLRKSHSRRRSLDDASSSEICASNALTCDMETNTPKNKSFRYIGDFSNSDLCTPGIAEKVIDVARRQISIKARKLKNLQRSSRGMKKKVLSLKSLINNRVINESLANLLKMLPPGTLELLQRVSKGKEANMYPAALRTFALTLNFYSSKAYSYVRKNFKTSLPHPQTLRKWYSVVDGDPGFSKEAAIALRIKSQELISKGKKLLCAMSFDEIAIRKHV